In Polaribacter sp. L3A8, a genomic segment contains:
- a CDS encoding head GIN domain-containing protein yields MNKKTILTCLILTITFAVNAQNWFGNSTKIKGNGNVVTETRTTVDYNGVSVGGSFDVILVKGKEGKITIKGEENIIPYIEMEISGDILKIQYKKNTNINTTKKVTITVPYHHIESVALGGSGNVSATSLIKADDFKVNLGGSGNIDLKVTADTIKASVGGSGNINLEGNANELTCSIAGSGSVSAYGLETDEVYANIAGSGSIKVTVKSKIKANLVGSGNVYYKGNPKKVDAKTVGSGAIIDKN; encoded by the coding sequence ATGAATAAAAAAACGATTCTAACCTGTTTAATTTTAACCATCACTTTTGCTGTAAATGCACAAAATTGGTTTGGAAATAGTACAAAAATAAAAGGAAACGGAAATGTAGTTACAGAAACAAGAACAACTGTAGATTATAATGGCGTTTCTGTAGGTGGTTCTTTTGATGTAATTCTAGTAAAAGGAAAAGAAGGTAAAATTACCATTAAAGGAGAAGAAAACATTATTCCTTATATAGAAATGGAAATTTCTGGAGATATTTTAAAAATTCAGTATAAGAAAAATACCAATATAAATACAACAAAAAAAGTAACTATAACGGTGCCTTATCACCATATAGAAAGTGTTGCTTTAGGAGGTTCTGGAAATGTTTCTGCAACATCGTTAATTAAAGCAGACGATTTTAAAGTGAATTTAGGTGGTTCTGGAAACATTGATTTAAAAGTAACTGCAGACACTATAAAAGCTTCTGTTGGCGGTTCTGGAAACATTAATTTAGAAGGAAATGCTAACGAGTTAACGTGTTCTATTGCAGGTTCTGGTAGTGTTAGTGCTTATGGTTTAGAAACTGATGAGGTTTATGCAAACATTGCTGGTTCTGGAAGTATTAAAGTAACTGTAAAATCTAAAATTAAAGCAAATTTAGTAGGCTCTGGTAATGTTTATTACAAAGGAAATCCTAAAAAGGTAGATGCTAAAACGGTTGGTTCGGGTGCTATTATTGATAAAAATTAA
- a CDS encoding RNA polymerase sigma factor yields the protein METNQPHITNLIKRCKKSDKNAQLDLYKAYYQAMYNTAYRILKDNFEAEDIMQEAFLTVFTKMDSYKGEVTFGAWLKRIVINKSLTQLKKNNRYQEVKMEVIYDDEVEEEPIDYVGLKAKDVLRCLQSLKENYRLVLTLYLVEGYDYEEISQILEYTNENVRTTVSRAKKKLKQVLLAENSKAQAYGR from the coding sequence TTGGAAACTAATCAACCACATATAACCAACCTTATAAAACGCTGCAAAAAGTCGGATAAAAACGCACAGTTAGATTTGTACAAAGCCTATTACCAAGCAATGTACAATACTGCATATCGTATTTTAAAAGATAATTTTGAAGCGGAAGATATTATGCAAGAAGCGTTTTTAACGGTTTTTACAAAGATGGATAGCTATAAGGGTGAAGTAACTTTTGGAGCTTGGTTAAAAAGAATTGTCATCAATAAAAGTTTAACGCAATTAAAAAAGAACAACCGATATCAAGAGGTGAAAATGGAAGTAATTTATGATGATGAAGTAGAAGAAGAACCCATTGATTATGTAGGTTTAAAAGCAAAAGATGTATTGCGTTGTTTGCAAAGTTTAAAAGAAAATTACAGATTGGTATTAACATTGTACTTAGTAGAAGGATATGATTATGAAGAAATTTCGCAAATTTTAGAGTATACAAATGAAAATGTGAGAACCACAGTTTCTAGAGCAAAAAAGAAATTAAAGCAAGTATTACTTGCAGAGAATAGTAAAGCACAAGCGTATGGAAGATAA
- a CDS encoding class I SAM-dependent methyltransferase: MDKKIKKPWPTKKAMEQVYELNLWGSNNTEFYSGSGSHQPEIITPYIDVVCAFLKTFKTPITVCDLGCGDFNIGNQLVPFTKNYIAVDIVSNLIKHNTKTFQTTNLEFRCLDIAVDNLPAADCVILRQVLQHLSNKEVKNVVQKLINYKYIILTEHLPFGNFMPNKDIISGQGIRIKKQSGIDLLAAPFHLKVKEEKQLFSYTLKDGKGIIVTTLYRLL, encoded by the coding sequence ATGGATAAAAAAATAAAGAAGCCTTGGCCTACAAAAAAAGCGATGGAACAGGTGTATGAACTAAATCTTTGGGGAAGCAATAACACCGAATTTTATTCTGGTTCTGGCTCTCATCAACCAGAAATAATAACACCTTATATTGATGTTGTTTGTGCCTTTTTAAAAACATTTAAAACACCAATTACGGTTTGCGATTTAGGTTGTGGAGATTTTAATATTGGCAACCAATTGGTACCATTTACCAAAAACTATATTGCTGTAGATATTGTTTCAAATTTAATAAAGCACAATACAAAAACGTTTCAAACAACAAATTTAGAATTCCGTTGTTTAGATATTGCTGTAGATAACTTACCTGCTGCAGATTGTGTTATCTTAAGACAAGTACTGCAACATTTATCTAACAAAGAAGTAAAAAATGTAGTACAAAAATTAATCAATTATAAATACATCATCCTCACAGAGCACTTGCCTTTTGGTAATTTTATGCCCAATAAAGATATTATATCCGGACAAGGAATTCGAATTAAAAAACAAAGCGGAATAGACTTATTAGCAGCACCATTTCACTTAAAAGTGAAAGAAGAAAAACAACTATTCTCTTATACTTTAAAGGATGGTAAAGGGATTATTGTAACTACGCTCTACCGTTTGCTTTAA
- a CDS encoding helix-turn-helix domain-containing protein encodes MNIKPIKNEVDYQKSLDRLEVIFDAKKDTKNGDELEILSILIDKYENEVFPIGFPDPIEAIKFRMEQMGLKQKDLAEVIGFKSRVSEILNKKRKLTLEMIRNLNVKLHIPTEVLVQDY; translated from the coding sequence ATGAATATTAAACCAATAAAAAATGAAGTAGATTATCAAAAATCTTTAGATAGGTTAGAGGTGATTTTTGATGCTAAAAAAGATACAAAAAATGGTGATGAATTAGAGATTCTATCAATTTTAATTGATAAATATGAAAATGAGGTTTTCCCTATTGGTTTTCCAGATCCTATTGAGGCTATTAAATTTAGAATGGAGCAAATGGGGTTAAAACAAAAAGATTTGGCCGAAGTTATTGGGTTTAAAAGTCGTGTAAGTGAAATTTTAAACAAAAAAAGAAAACTGACTTTAGAAATGATTAGAAACTTAAATGTAAAATTACATATTCCTACAGAGGTTTTGGTACAAGATTATTAA
- a CDS encoding type II toxin-antitoxin system HigB family toxin codes for MRVIAKRTLRDFWLKHSDSEQQLTAWYREMERANWESFNELKKEYPSASILTDNRVVFNIKGNNYRLIVKFNLEYQICWIRFLGTHAAYDKVNANEI; via the coding sequence GTGAGAGTTATTGCAAAACGAACTTTAAGGGATTTTTGGTTAAAACATTCCGATTCGGAACAGCAACTAACAGCTTGGTACCGAGAAATGGAAAGAGCTAACTGGGAATCTTTCAATGAATTAAAAAAGGAATATCCAAGTGCTAGTATTTTAACGGATAACCGAGTAGTGTTTAATATAAAAGGAAATAATTATAGGTTAATTGTGAAGTTTAATTTAGAATACCAAATATGTTGGATTCGATTTCTAGGTACGCACGCAGCATATGATAAAGTTAACGCAAACGAAATTTAA
- the lon gene encoding endopeptidase La produces MSKPKIMHLDNLSLHSMLNEDSELIPLMTPEDEEIINKESVPEVLAILPLRNTVLFPGVVIPITAGRDASIQLIKDANKGDKVIGVVAQKNEEVEEPGLADIHTTGVVAQILRVLKMPDGNTTVIIQGKKRFEIDTIVQDKPYLKATVKEAIEDREVDDEKEFEAIIESIKEQALEVIKENPMLPSEASFAIKNIKSDSFLVNFISSNMDLSVAQKQIILEKDNLKERALLALKNLNKELQKLKLRNDIQSKTREDLDQQQREYYLHQQLKTIQDELGGVSNDEELEEMRKQAKTKKWNKEVADTFEKEINRLKRMNPQAAEYGVQRSYLELLLELPWGIYSEDKFDLKFATKVLDRDHFGLEKVKERIIEHLAVLKLRGDMKSPIICLYGPPGVGKTSLGKSVAEALGRKYVRMSLGGLRDEAEIRGHRKTYIGAMPGRLIQNLKKAGTSNPVFVLDEIDKLSNSHQGDPSSAMLEVLDPEQNEAFYDNYLEVGYDLSKVLFIATANNLGQIPWALRDRMEIINVTGYTIEEKVEIAKRHLLPKQLKEHGLTTKDLKLGKKQLEQIVEGYTRESGVRGLEKKIAKVVRFAAKSIALEEEYDVALSSEKIEDILGTPRFRDKFENNDVAGVVTGLAWTSVGGDILFIESILSKGKGNLSITGNLGTVMKESATIALQYIKSNAEEFGIKQEILEKYNVHIHVPEGATPKDGPSAGITMLTSLVSSFTQRKIKNKLAMTGEITLRGKVLPVGGIKEKILAAKRANIKEIILCKENEKDILEIKESYLKGMTFHYVTEMKEVIEIALTKQKVQNAKKLV; encoded by the coding sequence ATGAGCAAACCAAAAATAATGCATTTAGACAATTTGTCGCTACATAGCATGTTAAATGAAGATTCAGAATTAATTCCGTTAATGACTCCAGAAGATGAGGAGATAATTAACAAGGAAAGCGTTCCGGAAGTTTTAGCAATTTTACCACTTAGAAACACCGTTTTGTTTCCTGGAGTTGTAATACCTATTACAGCGGGTAGAGATGCTTCTATACAGTTGATAAAAGATGCAAACAAAGGCGATAAAGTAATTGGAGTTGTTGCTCAAAAGAACGAAGAAGTAGAAGAACCAGGTTTAGCAGACATTCATACAACAGGTGTTGTTGCACAAATTTTACGTGTTTTAAAAATGCCTGATGGTAATACAACCGTTATCATACAAGGTAAAAAACGTTTCGAAATTGATACCATCGTTCAAGACAAACCGTACTTAAAAGCTACTGTAAAAGAAGCTATTGAAGACCGAGAAGTTGATGACGAAAAAGAATTTGAAGCTATTATAGAATCTATAAAAGAACAAGCTTTAGAAGTAATTAAGGAAAACCCAATGTTACCTAGTGAAGCTTCTTTTGCGATTAAAAACATAAAATCAGATTCGTTTTTGGTGAATTTCATTTCATCGAACATGGATTTATCTGTGGCGCAAAAACAAATAATTTTAGAAAAAGACAATCTAAAAGAACGTGCTTTGTTAGCCTTAAAAAACTTAAACAAAGAGCTTCAGAAATTAAAATTACGTAACGATATTCAGTCTAAAACTCGCGAAGATTTAGACCAACAACAACGTGAGTATTATTTACATCAGCAATTAAAAACCATTCAGGATGAACTTGGTGGCGTTTCTAATGACGAAGAGTTAGAAGAAATGCGCAAGCAAGCAAAAACCAAGAAATGGAATAAAGAAGTTGCAGATACTTTCGAGAAAGAAATCAATCGATTAAAAAGAATGAATCCGCAAGCGGCTGAATATGGTGTTCAGAGAAGCTATTTAGAATTGTTGCTAGAGTTACCTTGGGGAATTTATTCTGAAGATAAATTCGATTTAAAATTTGCTACAAAGGTTTTAGATAGAGATCATTTTGGTTTAGAAAAAGTAAAAGAAAGAATTATAGAGCACTTAGCGGTTTTAAAGTTAAGAGGAGATATGAAATCGCCAATTATCTGTTTATACGGACCTCCAGGAGTTGGTAAAACTTCTTTAGGTAAATCTGTTGCAGAAGCATTAGGACGTAAATACGTACGTATGTCTTTAGGTGGTTTACGTGATGAGGCAGAAATTAGAGGACACAGAAAAACTTATATTGGTGCCATGCCAGGGCGTTTAATTCAGAATTTAAAAAAGGCAGGAACGTCTAACCCTGTTTTTGTTTTAGATGAAATAGACAAACTAAGCAATAGCCATCAAGGAGATCCATCTTCTGCAATGTTAGAAGTTTTAGATCCTGAGCAAAACGAAGCTTTTTACGATAATTATTTAGAAGTTGGGTACGATTTATCTAAAGTACTTTTTATTGCAACCGCAAATAACTTAGGTCAAATTCCTTGGGCATTGCGCGATAGAATGGAAATTATAAATGTTACCGGTTATACGATAGAAGAAAAAGTAGAAATTGCCAAAAGACATTTATTACCCAAACAATTAAAAGAACACGGTTTAACAACCAAAGATTTAAAGTTAGGTAAAAAACAATTAGAGCAAATTGTAGAAGGCTATACAAGAGAATCTGGTGTACGTGGTTTAGAAAAGAAAATTGCCAAAGTGGTACGTTTTGCAGCAAAATCTATTGCTTTAGAAGAAGAATATGACGTTGCTCTTTCATCAGAAAAAATAGAAGATATTTTAGGAACACCAAGATTTAGAGATAAATTCGAGAATAATGATGTTGCTGGTGTTGTTACAGGTTTAGCTTGGACCAGCGTTGGTGGAGACATTTTATTTATAGAATCTATTTTATCTAAAGGAAAAGGAAACCTTTCTATTACAGGTAATTTAGGTACCGTAATGAAAGAATCTGCAACCATTGCCTTACAATACATAAAATCGAATGCAGAAGAATTTGGAATTAAACAAGAAATTTTAGAAAAATACAACGTACACATTCACGTACCAGAAGGCGCAACACCTAAAGACGGACCAAGTGCAGGTATTACCATGTTAACGTCTTTAGTTTCTTCTTTTACACAACGTAAAATTAAAAACAAATTAGCCATGACAGGCGAAATTACCTTACGTGGAAAAGTGTTACCCGTTGGCGGAATTAAAGAAAAAATATTAGCTGCTAAAAGAGCAAATATTAAAGAAATTATTCTGTGTAAAGAAAACGAAAAAGACATTTTAGAAATCAAAGAAAGCTACCTAAAAGGCATGACGTTCCATTATGTTACAGAAATGAAAGAAGTAATAGAAATAGCACTTACAAAGCAAAAAGTACAGAACGCTAAAAAATTAGTATAA
- a CDS encoding phosphocholine cytidylyltransferase family protein, giving the protein MTTISKNNTNTPRITTALLLAAGTGSRLFPITKDAPKCLTLVSEESMLARLVTNLKDQGFTRLVIVTGYKQECIVDFLGNQTDGLSIEYVHSPLYKTTNNIYSLWMARNSIKEPFVLLESDLVLDTALLTHMRYPNRIAVAKMQPWLNGTTVTLNNQNKVMQFQPGTTEPYTETRYKTVNIYSFSLESWQEVTKKLNQYIEAGNVNAYYETVFTTLVAEKTLAFEAVSFDEKPWYEVDTILDLAEAEKLFPVAAEEEVTYALY; this is encoded by the coding sequence ATGACTACTATTTCTAAAAACAATACAAATACCCCACGCATTACAACAGCATTATTACTAGCTGCCGGCACCGGAAGTCGTCTTTTTCCAATCACAAAAGACGCTCCTAAATGCTTAACCTTAGTTAGCGAAGAATCTATGCTGGCACGTCTTGTTACCAATTTAAAAGACCAAGGTTTTACACGTCTTGTTATTGTAACCGGCTATAAACAAGAATGTATTGTAGACTTTTTAGGCAACCAAACAGACGGTTTAAGTATCGAGTATGTACACAGTCCGCTATACAAAACCACCAACAATATTTACTCACTTTGGATGGCTCGTAACAGCATCAAAGAACCTTTTGTACTTCTAGAGAGCGACTTGGTTTTAGACACCGCTCTATTAACCCACATGAGGTATCCAAATAGAATTGCCGTAGCAAAAATGCAACCTTGGTTAAACGGAACTACCGTAACTTTAAATAACCAAAACAAGGTAATGCAGTTTCAACCAGGCACCACAGAACCGTATACAGAAACCCGCTATAAAACCGTAAATATTTATAGTTTCTCTTTAGAATCTTGGCAAGAAGTTACCAAAAAACTGAATCAATATATTGAAGCTGGAAACGTAAACGCCTATTACGAAACCGTTTTTACCACCTTAGTAGCCGAAAAAACACTAGCATTCGAAGCAGTTTCTTTCGATGAAAAACCTTGGTACGAAGTAGATACTATTTTAGATTTAGCCGAAGCGGAAAAATTATTTCCAGTAGCTGCTGAAGAAGAGGTTACCTACGCTCTTTATTAA